A single Pan troglodytes isolate AG18354 chromosome X, NHGRI_mPanTro3-v2.0_pri, whole genome shotgun sequence DNA region contains:
- the LOC104004037 gene encoding 40-kDa huntingtin-associated protein, translated as MAAAAAGLGGGAGPGPEAGDFLARYRLVSNKLKKRFLRKPNVAEAGEQFGQLGRELRAQECLPYAAWCQLAVARCQQALFHGPGEALALTEAARLFLRQERDARQRLVCPAAYGEPLQAAASALGAAVRLHLELGQPAAAAALCLELAAALRDLGQPAAAAGHFQRAAQLQLPQLPLAALQALGEAASCQLLARDYTGALAVFTRMQRLAREHGSHPVQSLPPPPPPAPQPGPGATPALPAAPLPPNSGSAAPSPAALGAFSDVLVRCEVSRVLLLLLLQPPPAKLLPEHAQTLEKYSWEAFDSHGQESSGQLPEELFLLLQSLVMATHEKDTEAIKSLQVEMWPLLTAEQNHLLHLVLQETISPSGQGV; from the coding sequence ATGGCGGCAGCGGCTGCAGGCCTGGGCGGCGGCGCCGGCCCGGGACCCGAGGCCGGGGACTTCCTGGCCCGCTACCGGCTGGTGTCGAACAAGCTGAAGAAGCGGTTCCTGCGGAAGCCGAACGTGGCGGAGGCCGGCGAGCAGTTCGGACAGCTGGGCCGGGAGCTGCGCGCTCAGGAGTGTCTGCCCTACGCGGCCTGGTGCCAGCTGGCGGTGGCGCGCTGCCAGCAGGCGCTCTTCCACGGGCCCGGGGAGGCGCTGGCCCTCACCGAGGCCGCCCGCCTCTTCCTGCGGCAGGAGCGCGACGCGCGCCAGCGCCTGGTCTGCCCCGCCGCCTACGGGGAGCCGCTGCAGGCCGCCGCCAGCGCCCTGGGCGCCGCGGTGCGTCTGCACCTCGAGCTGGGTCagccggccgccgccgccgccctctGCCTCGAGCTGGCCGCCGCCCTGCGCGACCTGGGCCagccggccgccgccgccggtCACTTCCAGCGCGCCGCCCAGCTCCAGCTGCCCCAGCTGCCCCTGGCCGCGCTGCAGGCGCTTGGCGAGGCCGCCTCCTGCCAGCTGCTGGCGCGCGACTACACCGGCGCCCTGGCGGTCTTCACGCGCATGCAGCGCCTGGCGCGGGAGCACGGCAGCCACCCGGTGCAGTCActgccgccgcccccgccgccggcACCCCAGCCCGGGCCCGGGGCGACGCCCGCCCTACCGGCCGCGCCGCTTCCTCCGAACTCCGGCTCGGCGGCgccctctcccgccgccctgggcGCCTTCTCGGACGTGCTAGTCCGCTGCGAGGTGTCCCgcgtgctgctgctgctcctcctgcAACCACCGCCCGCCAAGCTGCTGCCGGAGCACGCCCAGACCCTGGAGAAGTACTCCTGGGAGGCTTTTGACAGCCACGGGCAGGAGAGCAGCGGCCAGCTTCCCGAGGAGCTCTTTCTGCTGCTCCAGTCTTTGGTCATGGCTACCCACGAAAAGGACACGGAAGCCATCAAGTCGCTGCAGGTGGAGATGTGGCCACTGTTGACTGCTGAGCAGAACCACCTCCTTCACCTCGTTCTGCAAGAAACCATCTCCCCCTCAGGACAGGGAGTCTGA
- the H2AB2 gene encoding histone H2A-Bbd type 2/3, which yields MPRRRRHRGSSGAGGRGRTCSRTVRAELSFSVSQVERSLREGQYAQRLSRTAPVYLAAVIEYLTAKVLELAGNEAQNSGARNITPLLLDMVVHNDRLLSTLFNTTTISQVAPGED from the coding sequence ATGCCGAGGAGGAGGAGACACCGAGGGTCCTCCGGTGCTGGCGGCCGGGGGCGGACCTGCTCTCGCACCGTCCGAGCGGAGCTTTCGTTTTCAGTGAGCCAGGTGGAGCGCAGTCTACGGGAGGGCCAGTACGCTCAGCGCCTGAGTCGCACGGCGCCGGTCTACCTCGCTGCGGTTATTGAGTACCTGACGGCCAAGGTCCTGGAGCTGGCGGGCAACGAGGCCCAGAACAGCGGAGCGCGGAACATCACTCCCCTGctgctggacatggtggttcacaacGACAGGCTACTGAGCACCCTTTTCAACACGACCACCATCTCTCAAGTGGCCCCCGGCGAGGACTAG